One region of Budorcas taxicolor isolate Tak-1 chromosome 3, Takin1.1, whole genome shotgun sequence genomic DNA includes:
- the LOC128044857 gene encoding olfactory receptor 6K3-like: protein MDQENQTMVTEFYFSDFPQFEKGNLLFFIPLFLTYVFIIVGNFMIFFAVQLDARLHNPMYNFISIFSFLEIWYTTVTIPKMLSNLVSKEKTISFIGCLLQMYFFHSLGVTEALVLTVMAIDRYVAICHPLRYATIMTPRLCIQLSAGSSIFGFLMLLPEIVWISTLPFCGPNQIHQLFCDFEPVLHLACTDTSMILIEDVIHAISILTSVCIITLSYLRIIVVILRIPSGKSRQKAFSTCAAHITIFFLFFGSVTLMYLRFSVTFPPLLDKAIALMFAVLAPLFNPIIYSLRNKDMKDAIKKVLCSWGFTGVLQIFGPVYKLDN from the exons ATGGATCAGGAGAATCAGACAATGGTGACTgagttttatttctctgatttccCTCAGTTTGAGAAGGGCAATCTCTTATTCTTCATTCCTTTGTTCTTAACTTACGTGTTCATTATTGTTGGAAATTTCATGATCTTCTTTGCTGTCCAGCTGGATGCACGTCTCCACAATCCCATGTACAATTTCATCAGCATCTTCTCCTTCCTGGAGATTTGGTACACCACAGTGACCATCCCCAAGATGCTCTCCAACCTTGTTAGTAAAGAGAAGACTATTTCTTTCATTGGCTGCCTCctgcaaatgtatttttttcactcACTTGGGGTCACAGAAGCCCTAGTCCTCACAGTGATGGCCATTGATAGGTACGTTGCCATCTGCCACCCCCTCCGCTATGCAACCATTATGACCCCTCGACTATGCATCCAACTCTCTGCTGGTTCTAGCATCTTTGGCTTCCTTATGCTACTGCCTGAGATTGTGTGGATTTCTACTCTTCCATTCTGTGGTCCCAACCAAATCCATCAACTCTTCTGTGACTTTGAACCTGTATTACACTTAGCCTGTACAGATACATCTATGATTCTGATTGAAGATGTAATTCATGCTATTTCCATCCTGACTTCTGTTTGTATCATCACCCTTTCCTATCTAAGAATCATTGTTGTGATCCTGAGGATTCCCTCGGGTAAGAGCCGTCAGAAGGCATTCTCCACTTGTGCAGCCCACATTactattttcttcctgttttttggCAGTGTGACACTCATGTACCTGCGTTTCTCTGTCACTTTCCCACCACTACTGGACAAGGCCATTGCACTAATGTTTGCTGTCCTTGCCCCACTTTTCAACCCGATAATCTACAGTCTGAGGAACAAAGACATGAAAGATGCCATCAAGAAAGTCCTCTGTTcttggggcttcactg gtgttttacaaatatttggtCCGGTTTATAAACTTGacaattaa